One region of Coregonus clupeaformis isolate EN_2021a chromosome 31, ASM2061545v1, whole genome shotgun sequence genomic DNA includes:
- the LOC121547502 gene encoding glycerol-3-phosphate phosphatase, with amino-acid sequence MAVSKCTRLNGPLIKQMFDSVDSVLFDCDGVIWRGDQTIPGAPDVINLLKKNGKNVFFVTNNSTKTRKMYADKLALMGFNATEDEVFGTAYCSAMYLKHVSKLQGKVYLIGSNAMRQELEKVGIQQTGVGPDPISGVQIDWANVPLDPEVKAVVVGFDEHFSYMKLNRALQYLNNPDCLLVGTNTDTRLPLEGGKAVPGTGCILKAVETAAQRQAQTVGKPNHFMYDCVASQFGLDRARCLMVGDRLDTDILLGSNCGLKTLLTLTGVSTVADAEAHQESGCPKRLGMVPDYYVESIAELLPALQG; translated from the exons ATGGCTGTGTCAAAATGCACCAGGCTGAACGGTCCCTTGATAAAGCAAATGTTCGATTCTGTGGACAGTGTCCTCTTCGACTGTGATGGTGTCATCTGGCGAGGGGATCAGACCATCCCTGGCGCCCCTGACGTTATCAACCTGCTCAAGAAGAATGGAAAAAACGTGTTTTTCGTCACCAACAACAGCACTAAAACTAGAAAGATGTATGCAGACAAACTGGCATTGATGGGATTCAACGCAACTGAGGATGAGGTGTTTGGAACGGCGTACTGCTCAGCAATGTATCTAAAACATGTATCCAAACTACAGGGCAAAGTGTATCTCATAGGAAGCAATGCAATGAGGCAGGAACTAGAAAAGGTTGGGATCCAGCAGACAGGTGTGGGGCCTGATCCAATATCAGGTGTCCAGATCGATTGGGCAAACGTGCCCCTGGACCCTGAGGTGAAGGCTGTGGTTGTTGGGTTTGATGAGCACTTCAGTTACATGAAACTGAACAGAGCCCTGCAGTACCTTAACAACCCTGACTGTCTACTGGTGGGAACCAACACTGACACCAGACTGCCCCTGGAAGGAGGCAAAGCTGTCCCAG GGACAGGCTGTATCCTGAAGGCTGTGGAGACCGcagcccaacgccaggcccagaCGGTGGGAAAGCCCAACCACTTCATGTACGACTGTGTGGCCAGCCAGTTCGGCCTGGACCGCGCCCGCTGCCTTATGGTGGGGGACCGGCTGGACACGGACATCCTGCTGGGGTCCAACTGTGGCCTGAAGACCCTGCTGACCCTGACCGGGGTGTCCACTGTGGCCGACGCTGAGGCCCATCAGGAGAGTGGCTGTCCAAAACGCCTTGGGATGGTGCCTGACTACTACGTAGAGAGTATTGCAGAGCTCCTGCCTGCTCTACAAGGATAA